The nucleotide window CTCGCGTTGCGCCTCCAGAAATGCGATCGCTAGGCGTTCCCCGAATGGTATCTTCAGTAACGAGCGATCGCTCTCCACCCAATGTCTCATCTGGCACAAGTTGTGCTGATGCAACATCATTCAGGCTCAATGTGCCCACGACCAAGACAAATGCAACCCTAGAAATTTTCCACAGTTTGAACAGCCTACTCAATTTCCAACTCCTCAACTAGCCCTGAGTGATTGTCAAGTTAATCGTTCCGGGTGTCACCCCACTAGCTCCGTCTGTAACCGTAAAGCTAAATTGATCAGTTGGAGCAAAGCGTCGGAAAACAACCTCATTGTCCGTGCCATCATTTGTATTCCAAGCAATATTAGAGCCATCCATCAACGCACCAGCATCACCCTCAGTATTATTGGTCAGTTCAACTGTAGTTTTAGTAGTGCCGTCGTAGAAGAAGATATCGGTATCTTTGCCGTTATAACCTGTCCAAACAATATTAGAACCGGAAATATGGTTTCCAACATCATTCGTATCATTATTCGTTAATCGAGTAGAAGTGCCCGCCAAACCGTCATAGAGAAACACTTCTGACCCTGAATTGATATCAGCAATTCCAGTCCAGACAACGTTCGATTCAAGAATAGTATTAGCTAATGCAATTGTGACACCAGGGCTAGTCAGTTCTGTGATTTGATTTGTTTGACCGTTATAGAAGAAAGATTTGAAGGTTTGTATATCGGCAGTGCTACTGTTCCAAATCGCATTGATGCCATAAACAGCAGCAGAATATTCAATTAATGCATCATTTGTTAACTGTCTACTGACACCTGTCGAGATATCGAACAGAAACAATTCAACATTATTAGTGCTATTTACTCCTTGCCATATTACCCGAGAATCAGAAACGCCCAAAGATGAAGCGCTAGTAATACCAGGAGCGGTTAGTTCAGTCGTTTTACCTGTCTGACCGTTATAGAAAAAGGCTTTAGAAAGTTGTCCATCCGTGCTGCTCCAGGCAAGATTAGATCCAGATATAAAGGCATTGGTTGCACTGCGATTACCATTTGTAATCTGTGTGCTAGTTCCAGTTGCGCCTTTATACAGAAAAATCTGATTAGTTGTGACATTAGAACCTATCCAGACAACATCAGAACCAAAAATCCCTTGGGCACCTGCACTAACAATACCAGGAGCCGTAAGCTGTACTGCTTTATTGGCTTGCCCATCATAGAAGAAGGGTTTGATAGTCTGTTGGTTTTGCAGTCCTTCAAAATTGTTCCAAATCAGGTTAGATCCAGAGATGCCAGCAACCGCGTCATTAGTAGAATTATCGGTTAAACGAGTAATACTGCCAGAGCCAGCATAGTTCAGCCGACCATCATCAATGTCCGCTTGGGTAAAGCGTCCGCCTAATCCTAGTGCCACACCGTTCAGTTGCACCTTTCCACCTTGGGGCAAGCTAGTTAGCGTATAGACTAACTCTCTAAACTGCTGTTCCGAATCTGTAGCTTTAAGAGTACTGTTTGTAATTAAGGTTGTCGCACCCGCCCGCGAACTTAAGCTTACATTAGTTAATTTAGGAGCAGTATTTCCTGCGGAAAGGGTGAGTGTGTAGCGTGTGCTATCGCGGACGCTGCCCGGTTTCACCTCAATATAGTAGGTTCCAGCATCCAGAGGTGTGACGATTGACTCATTCTGCTTGCCTTGCAAACGCGATTGAGCCAGGGTCTTCTTTCCTCTACTATCGAGAAGCCTCAAGTTAGCATTCGCTTTCAGCTTTGTCATCGCTACGTTGAGGGTACTGCGCTGGTTCAGCGTAACTCGGATTAGATCGAGGCGATCGCTTCCGCCAATCTGATTGCTAAAACCACGAGAAGAATTTGAAATATTGAACTTAAGCGCATTTTTCAGCTTGTCACCCGGATCTTTAGCCATGTTGTGTTTATTCTGTGCAGATTATTGAAAAGGAGAAGAACCATCAGTCACTAACCTGAAGCAGATATACCATCAGTTTCTAAGTTCCGGTTCTGTATGATCAAAACTCTTTATAATTGAACGCGATGTATAACCAAGCCTTTGTTCAACTCTTCATTGACTGGCTTCATGACATGAAATCGGTCGAAGACAATGAGCGTTGGGAAATACTGCTGCAAAGGCTTTGAGAAATCCTCCCCACATATCACATATTTATACTGAACCTCTCTGTAACTACTCAGCTAGATGAATAGGGAATATGGGAACGCTCATAATAATTTAATGATGTTCAACACATTACCTTCTTGTTTCCTCAGCATTGATTATTCCA belongs to Timaviella obliquedivisa GSE-PSE-MK23-08B and includes:
- a CDS encoding pre-peptidase C-terminal domain-containing protein, encoding MAKDPGDKLKNALKFNISNSSRGFSNQIGGSDRLDLIRVTLNQRSTLNVAMTKLKANANLRLLDSRGKKTLAQSRLQGKQNESIVTPLDAGTYYIEVKPGSVRDSTRYTLTLSAGNTAPKLTNVSLSSRAGATTLITNSTLKATDSEQQFRELVYTLTSLPQGGKVQLNGVALGLGGRFTQADIDDGRLNYAGSGSITRLTDNSTNDAVAGISGSNLIWNNFEGLQNQQTIKPFFYDGQANKAVQLTAPGIVSAGAQGIFGSDVVWIGSNVTTNQIFLYKGATGTSTQITNGNRSATNAFISGSNLAWSSTDGQLSKAFFYNGQTGKTTELTAPGITSASSLGVSDSRVIWQGVNSTNNVELFLFDISTGVSRQLTNDALIEYSAAVYGINAIWNSSTADIQTFKSFFYNGQTNQITELTSPGVTIALANTILESNVVWTGIADINSGSEVFLYDGLAGTSTRLTNNDTNDVGNHISGSNIVWTGYNGKDTDIFFYDGTTKTTVELTNNTEGDAGALMDGSNIAWNTNDGTDNEVVFRRFAPTDQFSFTVTDGASGVTPGTINLTITQG